The following proteins are encoded in a genomic region of Streptomyces lunaelactis:
- a CDS encoding PLD nuclease N-terminal domain-containing protein: MLRYLPFLLMLALTIYAFIDCLNTPEEEVKHLPKVVWVLIILIFTIVGPAVWLFAGKKRQGSPAGGARGAAGRRGWVAPDDNPDFLRSLKDEDKKDDNKNRDGDDPS, from the coding sequence ATGCTCAGGTACCTGCCGTTCCTTCTGATGCTGGCGCTGACGATCTACGCCTTCATCGACTGCCTCAACACGCCTGAGGAAGAGGTCAAGCACCTGCCCAAGGTCGTCTGGGTGCTCATCATCCTCATCTTCACCATCGTCGGCCCGGCCGTCTGGCTGTTCGCGGGCAAGAAGCGCCAAGGCTCCCCGGCCGGAGGCGCGCGGGGCGCGGCGGGCCGGCGGGGCTGGGTCGCTCCCGACGACAACCCCGACTTCCTGCGTTCCCTCAAGGACGAGGACAAGAAGGACGACAACAAGAACCGGGACGGGGACGACCCGTCCTGA
- a CDS encoding menaquinone biosynthesis decarboxylase — MAYDDLRSLLRALEREGDLKRIKAEVDPCLEVGEIVDRVNKAGGPALLFENVRGSAMPLAMNVFGTDRRLLKALGLKSYTEISDKIGGLLKPELPHGFVGVREAFGKLGTMVHVPPKKVKDAPVQEVVLRGDDVDLDQLPALFTWPKDGGSFFNLGLTHTKHPETGVRNLGLYRLQRHDRRTIGMHWQIHKDSRNHYAVAAKKGERLPVAIAFGCPPAVTYASTAPLPGDIDEYLFAGFIQGKRIEMVDCKTVPLQVPANAEVVIEGWLEPGEMLPEGPFGDHTGFYTPQEPFPALTIDCVTMRRRPLLQSIVVGRPPTEDGPLGRATERFFLPLLKIIVPDIVDYHLPESGGFHNCAIVSIDKKYPKHAQKVMHAIWGAHMMSLTKLIVVVDADCDVHDLHEVSWRALGNTDYARDLTVVEGPVDHLDHASYQQFWGGKAGIDATKKLPEEGYVRDGGWPDMVESDPETAAKVDRRWKEYGL, encoded by the coding sequence ATGGCTTACGACGATCTTCGCTCCCTGCTCCGGGCGCTGGAGCGCGAGGGAGACCTCAAGCGCATCAAGGCCGAGGTCGACCCCTGTCTGGAGGTCGGGGAGATCGTCGACCGGGTGAACAAGGCCGGCGGCCCCGCGCTGCTCTTCGAGAACGTGCGCGGATCGGCGATGCCGCTCGCGATGAACGTCTTCGGTACCGACCGCCGGCTGCTCAAGGCGCTCGGCCTGAAGTCGTACACGGAGATCAGCGACAAGATCGGCGGGCTGCTCAAGCCGGAACTGCCGCACGGCTTCGTCGGGGTGCGCGAGGCGTTCGGGAAGCTCGGCACGATGGTCCACGTACCGCCGAAGAAGGTGAAGGACGCGCCGGTGCAGGAAGTCGTCCTGCGCGGCGACGACGTGGACCTGGACCAGCTGCCCGCGCTGTTCACCTGGCCGAAGGACGGCGGCTCCTTCTTCAACCTGGGCCTCACGCACACCAAGCACCCGGAGACGGGCGTACGCAACCTCGGTCTGTACCGCCTCCAGCGCCACGACCGGCGCACCATCGGCATGCACTGGCAGATCCACAAGGACAGCCGCAACCACTACGCGGTGGCCGCGAAGAAGGGCGAGCGGCTGCCGGTCGCGATCGCCTTCGGCTGTCCGCCGGCCGTGACGTACGCGTCCACCGCGCCGCTGCCCGGCGACATCGACGAGTACCTCTTCGCGGGCTTCATCCAGGGCAAGCGGATCGAGATGGTCGACTGCAAGACGGTGCCGCTGCAGGTCCCGGCCAACGCCGAGGTCGTCATCGAGGGGTGGCTGGAGCCCGGCGAGATGCTGCCGGAGGGCCCCTTCGGCGACCACACCGGCTTCTACACTCCGCAGGAGCCCTTCCCCGCGCTGACCATCGACTGCGTCACGATGCGCAGGCGCCCGCTGCTCCAGTCGATCGTGGTGGGCCGCCCGCCGACGGAGGACGGTCCGCTGGGCCGGGCCACCGAGCGGTTCTTCCTCCCGCTGCTCAAGATCATCGTGCCGGACATCGTGGACTACCACCTGCCCGAGTCGGGCGGCTTCCACAACTGCGCGATCGTCTCGATCGACAAGAAGTACCCCAAGCACGCGCAGAAGGTCATGCACGCGATCTGGGGCGCGCACATGATGTCGTTGACGAAGCTGATCGTCGTCGTGGACGCCGACTGCGACGTCCACGATCTGCACGAGGTCTCCTGGCGGGCGCTCGGCAACACCGACTACGCCCGTGACCTGACCGTCGTCGAAGGCCCGGTCGACCACCTCGACCACGCCTCGTACCAGCAGTTCTGGGGCGGCAAGGCGGGCATCGACGCGACGAAGAAGCTCCCCGAGGAGGGGTACGTCCGGGACGGCGGCTGGCCGGACATGGTCGAGTCCGACCCGGAGACGGCGGCGAAGGTCGACCGCCGTTGGAAGGAGTACGGCCTGTGA